The Parus major isolate Abel chromosome 5, Parus_major1.1, whole genome shotgun sequence genome contains a region encoding:
- the SIVA1 gene encoding apoptosis regulatory protein Siva isoform X1, with the protein MPKRSCPFGDAAPLQLKTRVGLRELSRGVRGEEYRREVFERTRRLLFRGAQAYMEGAAAAARPAEPGPAGKALGEGPRWSGQLLIGHDGKLRRRPADRVPPLGASRACSSCVRAADVKDACAQCDRFVCQNCSRLCSCCNTVTCSLCSTVDYGDVGEQVLCSGCSVFQV; encoded by the exons ATGCCGAAGCGCTCCTGCCCCTTCGGGGACGCGGCCCCGCTCCAGCTGAAGACCCGTGTGGGGCTGCGGGAGCTGAGCCGCGGCGTGCGGGGCGAGGAGTACCGGCGGGAGGTCTTCG AGAGGACCCGGCGGCTGCTCTTCAGGGGTGCCCAGGCGTACATGGAGGGCGCGGCGGCCGCCGCCCGTCCGGCGGAGCCGGGGCCGGCCGGGAAGGCGCTGGGCGAGGGGCCCCGCTGGAGCGGGCAGCTCCTCATCGGCCACGACGGGAAACTGCGGCGGCGGCCCGCGGACAGGG TTCCGCCGCTGGGAGCATCCAGAGCCTGCTCGTCGTGTGTGAGAGCGGCCGATGTGAAGGACGCGTGTGCTCAGTGTGACCGCTTCGTCTGCCAGAActgcagcaggctctgcagctgctgtaacACGGTTACCTGCTCTTTGTGCTCCACTGTTGA ttaTGGTGATGTGGGAGAGCAAGTTCTCTGCAGCGGTTGTTCAGTATTTCAAGTCTGA
- the SIVA1 gene encoding apoptosis regulatory protein Siva isoform X2, with translation MPKRSCPFGDAAPLQLKTRVGLRELSRGVRGEEYRREVFERTRRLLFRGAQAYMEGAAAAARPAEPGPAGKALGEGPRWSGQLLIGHDGKLRRRPADRVPPLGASRACSSCVRAADVKDACAQCDRFVCQNCSRLCSCCNTVTCSLCSTVDCDMPVWKGPFCALTCSS, from the exons ATGCCGAAGCGCTCCTGCCCCTTCGGGGACGCGGCCCCGCTCCAGCTGAAGACCCGTGTGGGGCTGCGGGAGCTGAGCCGCGGCGTGCGGGGCGAGGAGTACCGGCGGGAGGTCTTCG AGAGGACCCGGCGGCTGCTCTTCAGGGGTGCCCAGGCGTACATGGAGGGCGCGGCGGCCGCCGCCCGTCCGGCGGAGCCGGGGCCGGCCGGGAAGGCGCTGGGCGAGGGGCCCCGCTGGAGCGGGCAGCTCCTCATCGGCCACGACGGGAAACTGCGGCGGCGGCCCGCGGACAGGG TTCCGCCGCTGGGAGCATCCAGAGCCTGCTCGTCGTGTGTGAGAGCGGCCGATGTGAAGGACGCGTGTGCTCAGTGTGACCGCTTCGTCTGCCAGAActgcagcaggctctgcagctgctgtaacACGGTTACCTGCTCTTTGTGCTCCACTGTTGA TTGTGATATGCCTGTCTGGAAGGGACCATTCTGTGCTCTTACCTGTTCTTCCTGA